The following nucleotide sequence is from Gordonia jinghuaiqii.
CGCCTACGGCGACCCGAGCGCACCCCGAGAGGCCGTGCTCGACGCGGCACGGATGAGCCATGTCGACCACTTCGTGCGGACACTGCCCGACGGATACGACACCGTTCTCGACGACGAGGGCGGCGGCGTGAGTGCCGGTGAGCGACAGCTGATCACAATCGCCCGCGCCTTCCTGGCCCGCCCGACGATCCTCATCCTCGACGAGGCGACCAGTTCCGTCGACACCCGCACCGAACTGCTCATCCAGAAGGCCATGGCGAACCTGCGTACCGATCGCACGAGTTTCGTCATCGCCCACCGACTCTCGACGGTGCGCGACGCCGATGTCATCGTCGTCATGGAGGACGGACACATCGTCGAGCAGGGCAACCACGACGAGTTGCTCGCCGCCCGGGGCGCCTACTGCCGGCTGTACGAGAGCCAGTTCACCGGGGCGATCGAGGCGGGCTGAGTGGGATCATGATGAACCCATGCGTTGTGACAGGTACACCACGGCGCGGCGCATCACCTCGACCTCCTGCTCGAGTTCCCGGATTCGCTTACGAGCGTCTCGCAGGACGGCGTTCTGTTCGGCGTCGGGGTCCGGCGACGACTGGCGAATACGGTCCTCACGGTCGGCGATCGTGAGCCACCGCTTCAAGCAGGTGTCGGAGATTCCGTAGTTGCTGGCGATCTGCCGCAACGACGCATCACTGCTGCGCGCTGCCGAGATCACCTCGCGACGGAAGTCCGGTGGATAGGGTTTGGGCATGACCGGCCCTCTTTCAGCGTGGCGAATCGGATGCTCCGTGCGGCCTGGCGTCTTGTCCGGCTCGGATCTTGCACCGGACAATCCTGTCCGACAAGGCTTTTCGATAACGGGAACATGCAGGTCATGGCGATCCCGGTACACCGGGGAGGAGGTCCGGCAGGAGGTCGCCCGGCGCGGGCGGTACGAAGTCGGCCACCGCCGGCGGCAGGACGTCCGCCACCTCAGCCGGTACGAGATCACTCACCGTCGCCGGCTCCGTATCCGGGGCGTCTGGCGAGGGTGAATCGTCGGAGATCGCCGGCGGCACAGCCACTTCGGCCACCGTCGGGGTGGCGACCTCGGCCACCGTCGGGGTGGCGACCTCGGCCACCGTCGGGGTGGCGACCTCGGCCACCGTCGGGGTGGCGACCTCGGCCACCGTCGGGGTGGCGACCTCGGCCACCGTCGGGGTGGCGACCTCGGCCACCGTCGGGGTGGCGACTTCGGCCACCGTCGGGGTGGTTGCGCTGCCGGGCAGCGGGACCGAATCCGCGGCGAGAGGCGGCACGGGAGGCGGAACCCAGTCGGTCACCACGGCAGGCAAGGCGTCACGCACGATGGGCGGTAGGAAGTCCCCCAGCCGGGTCGGTATGTACGGCGCATCGATCCGGATGGGCGCGGCCGGCACCAGCTGCCGTGTCAGCGGATCGAGGTCGCGGAGGTTCGGAACATCCCACGGGACGGGCACGTACGGCAGCACCGGGTCGGCGCACGGCGCCGGATAGCTGTGCTGCTGTTGACAATACGTTCCGACGGCCCGTTCGACGAAGGTCAGCGGGTCCTTCAGCGGATTGACCGACGAACAGTACAGGTCGCGCAGGTTGCACAGCTCGACGATCCTCGGGCCACCCGCCGGGGCCTCCCGCCAACCCGTGAAGGTGAAGCCGGGAATGAATGTGGGCAGAACACCCATGATCCCGGCACCGTCGGCCCCGGGTTGTCGCTTCGGGTTGCCCTCGGTGATACAGGTCTTCCGCCACCCGGACAGTCGGTCACATACATTCGACACGACGACTGCGCCGAGCGAGTAGCCGATGATCGTCACCGCCGATCCCGGACATCTGGCCCGAAAACCGTTGAGGGCCCGTGTCAATCCATCCGTGCCTATCCGAACGGATTCGTCACCGGACTCATGACCACCGACCGGGGAGATGCTCGCCGGATAGACGATGTTGGTTCGGGGGCCGGCCGGGACGTTCGGGGTGTTCACGCCGTTCCTGTCCCCGGTCCCGCCGACCACGAAGTTCTGGGAGGCCGGACACACAGCAGCCTCGGCGACGGGTCCTTGCACGACGTTGAATTCGAGAGCGACCTGGAATCCGAGAATCACCAGGAGAGAGCCGATCACAGCAGAGATCAACCGCTTCATAGCGGACACCTACGATTCGCGCAGAGTTGAATGATGATGCGCCGAAGGGATATTCACCACCCGGACGCTCAGGTGCTCGTGACCGTCTCATCGCGGTCCGAGGTTTCAGACGGGGACTTCCCCGCAGCCGGCACGACGTGGCCGTGCATGACCGTGATCCCGGGTGGCTGTGCACAGGGCCTCGGCGCCATCCCCGTGGACCCGTCTTCGTGAGACAGGAACTCGGCTTCGGCGATCAGTGGGGAGACCCGACCGTGGGATCACGCGTCCCCGAGTGTATGCCCTCGCCGGGTCCACGGCTAGCCCATCTGCGCCCGCGCCTAGACATGCCACTAGTCCGTGCGACTAGGGGCGAACGTTCCTCGCCGCCCGCTCGACGAGGATCGCCACGCGCTTGGTCTTGGTCTCGGGCCTCCTGGCCAGGGCCAGTTGGGTCAGGCCCAGCTTGCGGGCGCTGGGCGGGAACGCGTCCCAGTTGGCCCGCGCAGTCGGGTTGGCGTCGAGGGCCGCGGCGAGCTCGGGCGATTCGATGAGCGCCTCGGCATCGTCGAGGAGCGTCCACAGTCCCGTGGCCTGTGCGTCGTCGATGACCGCCTGCCCGGCCGGCTGAATGCGGCCGGCGGCGGCGAGATCGGCGACGCGCGCCTTGTTCGATGCCGACCACGGGCTGTTGCGGCCGCGACGGGTGAACCACATGCCACGCCGCGCCTCGTCGAGGACCCGGGTGTGTCCGTCGATCCAGCCCCAGCACAGCGCTTCGCGTACAGATTCGTCGTAGTCGAGTGGTGCATGGCCTGAACCTTTGCGCCAGAACACCAACCACACGCCGCTGGAGGTCTGATGGTTGTCCCGCAACCAGTCACCCCAGGCGGCGACGGTGTCGACGTGGAGTCTGGGCGCGGGTGGGTCGGCCATCAATACACCCTAATGTCGGTGACGGTATCTCGGTACAGTTGATCCGTGAATGAGATCCTCCACTTCGCCACAGACAACTGGTGGCTGATCTTCCCGATCGGCGCGGTCGTCGGCGGCTGGGCGGGATCGATCGCGAAGTACAACGAGAAGCGGCGCAGAGACAAGATCGAACTCGCGCGGGTCAAGGCGAACGCGCAGATCGAGCAGGTCAAGCTCACCACGACGTCCGTCGAGCAACTGCGCAAGACGCTCAAGCAGCACGACGCCCTCAACGAGAAGTGGTTCGCCTACGAACTCGACCTCGCGACCCTCATCGAGTATCCGCTGATGACCGACATGCGCGAACCCCTGACGCTCGCATTTCACCGGGCCAGGATCCACGCGGACGACCTACGCCCGGACAACCCCAGGCCGGACAACGCCGCGCCGACGGTGGCGCCGGCCGACTTCGCCGAGTATCGCGACGCCGTCGGCGAATACGCCGCCGCGTTCGACGCGGCCGAACGAGAAGCGCGGCGCCGCAAACACTCCGGGTTCTCACCCGTGGAACGTGAAGCCCTCGGCCGGGCGCGCAAACTGATCGGCGTGGCCTCCGACTCCGGAGCCACCGTCGCGGAACGTCAGGCAGCGTACAAAAAGGCGCGCGCCGAACTCGACGGACTCATCGACGTCCCGCCGCCGGCCGCCGAACATCTCGAACGCCAGATCGCGGGCGCCCTCGAGCGCGGGCGGGAGTGATCACAGATCCGGTATCGGCAGATCCAGATTCGGTGCGATGATCCCGCCGTCGACCTCGAGGATCTTGCCGGTGACGTATGCACCCGCGGGTGACGCGAGGTAGAGCGCCGCGGCGGCAATGTCTTCGGGGGCCCCGAGCCGGTGCATCGGGGTCGCCGACTCCACCGCCGAGCGCATCTCGTCGTTGCCCGCCACGATCTCCAGCGACGAGGTCAGGATTGCCCCGGGCGCGATCGCGTTGACGCGAATCCTCGGGTTCAGGTCCATGGCGGCGAGCCGAGTGTAGTGCGCCAGTGCGGCTTTGGCTGTTCCGTAGGCGGCATATGCTCGTCCGGGCACGCGCCCGACCGCGGAGGTGATGTTGATGATCGACCCGTGGCCGGTGGTCGCCAGCATCTGCTTGGCGCCCGCGACCACCAGCGCATGGGCATTGGCGACGTTGAAGTCGAAAGCATCCACCAGGTGTTTGGGCGTCGTGTCGAGCAAGGGCCGCGGCATCGCACCGCCGACGTTGTTGACGACGATGTCGAGGCGACCGAACTCCGCGACCGCGATCTGGGCGAGTGACGCGGCGGCGTCGGCGTCACTGAGGTCGACGGGCACCACATGCGCGCGCCGACCTGCGTCGGAGACCTCACCGGCCACCTGATCGAGGTCGAGTTCGCTACGCGCCGCGATCACCACGTCGGCACCGGCCTGGGCGAAGGCCACCGCGATGGCGGCCCCCAGGCCGCGGCCGGCCCCGGTCACGATCGCAACGTGGTCGTCGAGTCGAAATCTGTCGAGAATCACTCCAAGACCCTGTCACGAATCCGCAAAAACAGGAACGTGTTCTAGAAAAAGAGACGGATCAGTAGTCTCGGCCAGGCTCCACCAGCGAGAGCAATTCGTCCCCGGCGGCGAACCGCCGGAGGTTCTCGGCCACCCATGGCGCCAGTTCGCGCGTCAGCCCCGACGACGGGTTCGCTACGTGCGGGGTGATGATCACATTCGGCAACGACCACAGCGGATGGTCCTGCGCAGGGGGCTCGGGGTCGGTGACATCGAGCGCTGCGCCGGCGATCTCGCCGTCGACCAGCGCTCGATACAGAGCCGCCTCGTCCACCAGCGGCCCGCGCGCGACATTCACAACCCACGCATGATCCGGCAGCGCGCCAAGGCTTTCGGCGTTGATCATGTGCCGCGTCTCCGGAGTGTCCGGCGCCGCCAACACGACGTGATCGGTGGCGGCCCATACCTCGCCGAGCTCACTCGACCGGCGGACCAGATCGGCTCCGGGCACGTCCCGGCCCGACCGGTTCACCGCGACGACCCGCGCACCGCACGCCCGCAACCGGGGCCCCAGGGAGGCGCCGATCCCGCCGGCCCCGACGATCGTCACCGTCGACCCGCGCAGAGATCGCACCGCGGTGTCGATCCGGTCCTTGTCCCAGTGCCGTACGACCGCGGTGTTGATCTGCCGCACACCGGCGAGCAGGAGCGCCAGCGCATGCTCGGCCACGTTCTCGGCGTAGAACCCGGAGGCGTTGGTCCACTTCCGGCGATCGTCGATGACACCTGCGGCGACGAACCCCTC
It contains:
- a CDS encoding transposase; its protein translation is MPKPYPPDFRREVISAARSSDASLRQIASNYGISDTCLKRWLTIADREDRIRQSSPDPDAEQNAVLRDARKRIRELEQEVEVMRRAVVYLSQRMGSS
- a CDS encoding cutinase family protein gives rise to the protein MKRLISAVIGSLLVILGFQVALEFNVVQGPVAEAAVCPASQNFVVGGTGDRNGVNTPNVPAGPRTNIVYPASISPVGGHESGDESVRIGTDGLTRALNGFRARCPGSAVTIIGYSLGAVVVSNVCDRLSGWRKTCITEGNPKRQPGADGAGIMGVLPTFIPGFTFTGWREAPAGGPRIVELCNLRDLYCSSVNPLKDPLTFVERAVGTYCQQQHSYPAPCADPVLPYVPVPWDVPNLRDLDPLTRQLVPAAPIRIDAPYIPTRLGDFLPPIVRDALPAVVTDWVPPPVPPLAADSVPLPGSATTPTVAEVATPTVAEVATPTVAEVATPTVAEVATPTVAEVATPTVAEVATPTVAEVATPTVAEVAVPPAISDDSPSPDAPDTEPATVSDLVPAEVADVLPPAVADFVPPAPGDLLPDLLPGVPGSP
- a CDS encoding YdeI/OmpD-associated family protein is translated as MADPPAPRLHVDTVAAWGDWLRDNHQTSSGVWLVFWRKGSGHAPLDYDESVREALCWGWIDGHTRVLDEARRGMWFTRRGRNSPWSASNKARVADLAAAGRIQPAGQAVIDDAQATGLWTLLDDAEALIESPELAAALDANPTARANWDAFPPSARKLGLTQLALARRPETKTKRVAILVERAARNVRP
- a CDS encoding SDR family oxidoreductase, with product MILDRFRLDDHVAIVTGAGRGLGAAIAVAFAQAGADVVIAARSELDLDQVAGEVSDAGRRAHVVPVDLSDADAAASLAQIAVAEFGRLDIVVNNVGGAMPRPLLDTTPKHLVDAFDFNVANAHALVVAGAKQMLATTGHGSIINITSAVGRVPGRAYAAYGTAKAALAHYTRLAAMDLNPRIRVNAIAPGAILTSSLEIVAGNDEMRSAVESATPMHRLGAPEDIAAAALYLASPAGAYVTGKILEVDGGIIAPNLDLPIPDL
- a CDS encoding D-isomer specific 2-hydroxyacid dehydrogenase family protein, with protein sequence MTPIPVAVEPERDEHLVAAVESAGGRVAPLDEARALVWIGSADEFPELPDTVEWVALKTAGIEGFVAAGVIDDRRKWTNASGFYAENVAEHALALLLAGVRQINTAVVRHWDKDRIDTAVRSLRGSTVTIVGAGGIGASLGPRLRACGARVVAVNRSGRDVPGADLVRRSSELGEVWAATDHVVLAAPDTPETRHMINAESLGALPDHAWVVNVARGPLVDEAALYRALVDGEIAGAALDVTDPEPPAQDHPLWSLPNVIITPHVANPSSGLTRELAPWVAENLRRFAAGDELLSLVEPGRDY